In Manis pentadactyla isolate mManPen7 chromosome 11, mManPen7.hap1, whole genome shotgun sequence, one DNA window encodes the following:
- the COMMD4 gene encoding COMM domain-containing protein 4 isoform X2 yields MRFRFCGDLDCPDWVLAEISTLAKISSVKLRLLCSQVLKELLGRGTDYEKILKLTADARFESGDVKATVAVLSFILSSAAKHSVDGESLSSELQQLGLPKEHAAGLCRCYEEKQSPLQEHLRACSLRVSRLAGAGWRVDYTLSSSLLRSVEEPVLHLRLEAAAVAGAPAQPIDMSLSADKFQALLAELKQAQALMSSLG; encoded by the exons CTGGCAGAGATCAGCACGCTGGCCAAGATT TCCTCCGTGAAGCTGAGGTTGCTGTGTAGCCAGGTGCTGAAGGAGCTTCTGGGACGGGGGACTGAC TACGAGAAGATCCTGAAGCTCACGGCCGACGCCAGGTTTG AGTCGGGCGATGTGAAGGCCACTGTGGCAGTGCTGAGTTTCATCCTCTCCAGCGCGGCCAAACATAGCGTGGACGGCGAGTCCCTGTCCAGTGAACTGCAGCAGCTGGGACTGCCCAAAG AGCACGCAGCCGGCCTGTGTCGCTGTTATGAGGAGAAGCAGAGCCCCCTGCAGGAGCACCTGCGGGCCTGCAGCCTTCGGG TGAGCAGGCTGGCGGGCGCGGGCTGGCGTGTGGACTACACCCTGAGCTCTAGCCTGCTTCGGTCCGTGGAGGAGCCTGTGCTACACCTGCGGCTGGAGGCGGCAGCTGTGGCGGGTGCCCCGGCCCAGCCGATTGACATGTCCCTGTCGGCAGACAAGTTCCAGGCCCTCCTGGCAG aGCTGAAGCAGGCCCAGGCCCTGATGAGCTCCCTGGGCTGA